GGGCACGCGCCGGTTTTGCCGCGGCAGGCGGCGTATTCTGCGGCGACCTCACGTTGATGCTGGCCGCCGTCCTTGGCGTTGCCTCGCTGATGCACGCCTATCCGGTGGCATTCGATCTGGTCCGCTACCTGGGTGCCGCCTACCTTGCCTGGCTTGGCATCAAGCTGCTGCTGGCCTGCGCCCAGACCGATGGCAATACCGCCGTTGCCGCATCCGCGCCCACCCCGCGTCAGGCCTTCAGGCAGGCACTGGGCGTCTCACTCGTCAATGTAAAGGCCATCCTTTTCTTCATGGCCTTCTTTCCTCAATTCGTCGATCCGGGCTACCCACACGTCGCGCTGACCTTCGCGGCGCTCGGCGGCATCGTGCAGCTGTTCTCGATGACCTATCTCACCGTGTTGATCCTCGCCGGCAGCCAGATCGCCCGACGGATTACGGCGCGACGAGGGCTGGCGAGCCTCGGCGGCCGGATCACCGGCCTGCTGTTCGTCAGCTTCGGCCTCAGGCTCGCCGTCGATCGCTAAATACCATTAGGCCGGCGCAGCGCCAGTCCGCGACGGTCACAAGAACTCACTGGCTTACTCTTGGGGAACTCCATGTCTGACGTTAAGAAAGTCGTGCTTGCCTACTCGGGCGGCCTTGATACCTCGGTCATCCTGAAGTGGCTACAGGACACCTACCAGTGCGAAGTTGTCACCTTCACCGCTGACTTGGGCCAGGGCGAAGAGCTGGAACCGGCACGCCAGAAGGCGCTCAAGTTCGGCATCAAGCAGGAAAACATCTACATCGACGATGTGCGTGAGGAATTCGTGCGCGACTTCGTGTTCCCGATGTTCCGCGCCAACACCATCTACGAAGGCGAATACCTGCTGGGCACCTCGATCGCCCGCCCGTTGATCGCCAAGCGCTTGATCGAGATCGCCCGCGAAACCGGTGCCGATGCCATCAGCCACGGTGCCACCGGCAAGGGCAACGACCAGGTCCGCTTCGAACTCGGCGCTTACGCCCTGATGCCGGAAGTGAAGATCATCGCCCCGTGGCGCGAATGGGACCTGCTGTCCCGCGAAAAGCTGCTGGCCTATGCCGAAGCCAATGATATCCCGGTCGACATGAAGCACAAGAACGGCGGCGCGCCGTACTCGATGGATGCCAACCTGCTGCACATCAGCTTCGAAGGCCGCCATCTGGAAGACCCGAAGGCCGAGGCCGAGGAAAGCATGTGGCGCTGGACCGTCAGCCCGGAAGCTGCGCCGGATGCCGCCGAATACATCGACCTGGAGTTCGAGAAGGGCGATGTGGTCGCCATCAACGGCGTGCGACTGAAGGCGCACGAAGTGCTGGCCAAGCTGAACGAACTCGGCGGCAAGCACGGCATCGGCCGTCTCGACCTGGTGGAAAACCGCTACGTCGGCATGAAGAGCCGTGGCTGCTACGAAACCCCGGGCGGCACGATCCTGCTCAAGGCACACCGCGGTATCGAATCGATTACGCTCGATCGCGAAGTGGCGCATCTGAAGGACAACCTGATGCCGCGCTACGCCGAGCTGATCTACAACGGCTACTGGTGGAGCCCGGAGCGCCGCGCGCTGCAGGTGCTGATCGACCATACCCAGGACTACGTGAATGGCTGGGTGCGCCTGAAGCTGTACAAGGGTGGCGTCTCGGTCGTTGCGCGCGACTCCAAGGACACGCTGTTCGATCAGACCATCGCCACCTTCGATGACGACGGCGGCGCTTATAACCAGGCCGATGCGGGTGGTTTTATCAAGCTGAACGCGCTGCGCATGCGCATCGCCGGCAAGAAAGGCCGTTAAGCTTTGCTGCGGCTGCCGATGGCGTCGTCGCGTGCTCGCACCGACTCGGGCCGTACCCTCGGTACTGTCCCGGGCCGGCGCAGCGCGGCTCCTCGCCCTCGGTACCCTTGCTGCGCTTAAGCCTCGTTTCATTGCACAAAGACGACCATGCTCGACGCCCTGGCCCATATGTCCGAAGAGACCTTCACCACGCTCACGGTGTCGGTGTTCTCAACGCTGTTGATCGCCTACATGGGCTTCATCATCTACAAGCTTGCCAAGGATTCGAAGGCCGGCAAGTACGGCACGCTGGTGCTGTTCTTCGTGCTGGGCTTCGGCATGTTCGGTTTCATCGTCAAGACCATCCTCACCGAAGTGCTGCAAAAATAAGCAGTACGCCACTGGACCCATCATGAGCCAATTCGACAACGTTTCCGTTCTCAAGCAAGCCAACGTCTACTTCGACGGCAAGTGCGTCAGCCACACCGTCATCCTTGCCGATGGCACCCGCAAGTCGGTCGGCGTCATCCTGCCGTCCAAGCTCACCTTCAACACCGGCGCACCGGAAGTGATGGAAGTGCTCGCCGGCAGCTGCAATGTCACACTGAAAGGCGAGTCGGGCAGCAAGACCTACGCTGCCGGTACCTCGTTCGATGTCCCGGGCGATTCCAGCTTCGACATCGAGGTGACCGACACGCTGCACTACGTCTGCCATTTCGGCTAAGCCCGCCCTCCGGCCGCTCACCGCGGCCGGATGGAGCGCCGAGGAGCGCTGCATGGACGCGAACTATCCCCGATTGATGGCTGCGTACAACCGCTGGATGAACCAGCGGCTCTATGCGGCCTGCGACCAGCTCGACGACACCACGCGCCATGCCGACCTCGGCGCCTTCTTCAAATCCATCCATGCCACGCTCGACCACCTGGTCTGGGGCGATGCCATCTGGCTCGATCGGTTGCAGCAACAACCGCTGCCGTCAGCCACCGCCGGCACCCTGCTCTACCCAGACTGGAATGAGCTCAAGGCCGCGCGCGCCGTGCTCGATCAGCGCCTGATCGACTGGGCCGCTGGCATCGACCAGGCCTGGCTGATGGAAAGCTTCAGTTTCACCAGTCGCGTCTACCAGCGCGACTTCACCCAGCCACGCTGGGTCTTCGTCACCCAGCTGTTCAATCACCAGACCCACCACCGCGGCCAGCTGACCACGCTGCTCGCGCAGCTCGACATCGATTTCGGCATCACCGATCTGCCCATGCTGCCCGAGCTTGCCGAT
This region of Chitinolyticbacter meiyuanensis genomic DNA includes:
- the leuE gene encoding leucine efflux protein LeuE, translated to MTLLGITDLATYALGALIIILMPGPNSLFVLTTAGKHGARAGFAAAGGVFCGDLTLMLAAVLGVASLMHAYPVAFDLVRYLGAAYLAWLGIKLLLACAQTDGNTAVAASAPTPRQAFRQALGVSLVNVKAILFFMAFFPQFVDPGYPHVALTFAALGGIVQLFSMTYLTVLILAGSQIARRITARRGLASLGGRITGLLFVSFGLRLAVDR
- a CDS encoding argininosuccinate synthase, with product MSDVKKVVLAYSGGLDTSVILKWLQDTYQCEVVTFTADLGQGEELEPARQKALKFGIKQENIYIDDVREEFVRDFVFPMFRANTIYEGEYLLGTSIARPLIAKRLIEIARETGADAISHGATGKGNDQVRFELGAYALMPEVKIIAPWREWDLLSREKLLAYAEANDIPVDMKHKNGGAPYSMDANLLHISFEGRHLEDPKAEAEESMWRWTVSPEAAPDAAEYIDLEFEKGDVVAINGVRLKAHEVLAKLNELGGKHGIGRLDLVENRYVGMKSRGCYETPGGTILLKAHRGIESITLDREVAHLKDNLMPRYAELIYNGYWWSPERRALQVLIDHTQDYVNGWVRLKLYKGGVSVVARDSKDTLFDQTIATFDDDGGAYNQADAGGFIKLNALRMRIAGKKGR
- a CDS encoding DUF2788 domain-containing protein, with product MLDALAHMSEETFTTLTVSVFSTLLIAYMGFIIYKLAKDSKAGKYGTLVLFFVLGFGMFGFIVKTILTEVLQK
- the ppnP gene encoding pyrimidine/purine nucleoside phosphorylase — translated: MSQFDNVSVLKQANVYFDGKCVSHTVILADGTRKSVGVILPSKLTFNTGAPEVMEVLAGSCNVTLKGESGSKTYAAGTSFDVPGDSSFDIEVTDTLHYVCHFG
- a CDS encoding DinB family protein, with amino-acid sequence MDANYPRLMAAYNRWMNQRLYAACDQLDDTTRHADLGAFFKSIHATLDHLVWGDAIWLDRLQQQPLPSATAGTLLYPDWNELKAARAVLDQRLIDWAAGIDQAWLMESFSFTSRVYQRDFTQPRWVFVTQLFNHQTHHRGQLTTLLAQLDIDFGITDLPMLPELADPHWLA